A single window of Anomaloglossus baeobatrachus isolate aAnoBae1 chromosome 5, aAnoBae1.hap1, whole genome shotgun sequence DNA harbors:
- the CHCHD1 gene encoding small ribosomal subunit protein mS37 produces the protein MASQGNLLNEKLARLVSRRYGKPVLEPRQELALADKVANRRYKVGEATCITEMSVLMACWKENAFSDTACSNAIKVFYDCVAREQKARKLGAKDEKPVGWMPPQQVNKLLKKYPNIKHEI, from the exons ATGGCGTCGCAGGGGAACTTGCTGAACGAGAAGCTGGCCAGGTTGGTGAGCCGGAGGTATGGGAAGCCCGTGCTGGAGCCGCGGCAGGAGCTGGCGCTCGCTGACAAGGTGGCTAACCGGAGGTATAAGGTTGGAG AGGCGACCTGCATAACTGAAATGTCTGTACTAATGGCCTGCTGGAAAGAAAATGCCTTCAGTGACACCGCATGCTCAAATGCAATCAAGGTTTTCTATGATTGTGTGGCACGAGAGCag AAAGCCCGGAAATTAGGCGCCAAGGATGAAAAACCTGTAGGCTGGATGCCACCACAGCAGGTCAACAAATTGCTCAAAAAATATCCAAATATCAAGCACGAGATCTAG